From Acidothermus cellulolyticus 11B, a single genomic window includes:
- a CDS encoding acyltransferase: MSDSSVTESPETSFFCHPTAEVEPGAQIGRDTRLWRQVHVRTGASIGVGCNIGKNVFVDEGVRIGDRVKIQNNVSVYRGVTLEDDVFVGPSAVFTNDLRPRAGSTEWTVVPTIVRRGASIGGGAVIVCGHEIGEWAMVAAGAVVTRDVAPHQLVAGNPARHRGWVCRCGQKISDAVEPPAVLTCPTCQQLQ; this comes from the coding sequence ATGAGCGATTCATCGGTGACCGAGAGTCCCGAAACTTCCTTCTTCTGCCATCCGACGGCGGAGGTCGAACCCGGTGCGCAGATCGGCCGCGACACTCGGCTCTGGCGTCAGGTACACGTGCGGACCGGCGCATCGATTGGCGTCGGATGCAACATCGGGAAGAACGTCTTCGTGGACGAGGGCGTCCGCATCGGCGACCGCGTCAAGATTCAGAACAACGTCTCGGTATACCGGGGCGTGACCCTTGAGGATGATGTCTTCGTCGGTCCGAGCGCTGTCTTCACCAACGACTTGCGCCCGCGTGCCGGCAGCACCGAGTGGACCGTCGTACCGACGATTGTCCGGCGGGGGGCGTCGATCGGCGGCGGCGCAGTGATCGTCTGTGGTCACGAGATTGGCGAGTGGGCGATGGTGGCCGCCGGCGCTGTGGTAACCCGGGACGTCGCTCCGCACCAGCTTGTCGCTGGCAACCCGGCCCGTCATCGTGGCTGGGTGTGCCGCTGCGGCCAGAAAATCAGTGATGCGGTTGAGCCGCCGGCTGTACTGACCTGTCCGACCTGTCAGCAATTGCAGTAG
- the lhgO gene encoding L-2-hydroxyglutarate oxidase produces MSTAQASADVAVIGGGIVGLAAARAVLQREPTLSLVVLEKEERLACHQSGRNSGVVHAGVYYAPGSLKARFCTAGRAALAAYTAERHLPYVECGKVVVALRDAEIPRLEELYRRSCANGVPDVRLIDADELRRIEPTARGVAALHSPRTAITDFPAIARSFADDIRAAGGRIMTAFPVQHIEQRQDTVVLTGRNGDRVVAGRVLICAGLYGDRLAVMAGDAPEPRIVPFRGDYYRLTPEWRTRVRGLIYPVPDPGLPFLGVHITPTVGGELLVGPNAVLAMAREGYRARTVRPDEVLDAIGWPGFLRFARRYWRVGCAEMWRAVSRRRFAADVAAYLPGITARDLIRARAGVRAQAMDAAGRLVDDFIVRRVGKVVAVRNAPSPAATSSIPIGEELARLLLSTDDVPAVESQ; encoded by the coding sequence ATGAGCACGGCGCAGGCGTCGGCGGACGTCGCCGTCATCGGCGGCGGGATTGTCGGACTCGCGGCGGCCCGGGCCGTGCTCCAGCGGGAGCCGACGCTCTCGCTGGTGGTTCTTGAGAAGGAAGAGCGTCTCGCGTGCCACCAGAGCGGCCGCAACAGCGGCGTCGTTCACGCGGGTGTCTACTATGCCCCGGGTTCGTTGAAGGCGCGGTTCTGCACGGCGGGCCGGGCCGCGCTTGCCGCATACACCGCCGAACGTCACTTGCCGTACGTGGAGTGCGGCAAAGTCGTGGTGGCGCTTCGCGACGCCGAGATTCCGCGTCTTGAAGAGTTGTATCGACGGTCGTGTGCCAACGGCGTCCCTGACGTCCGCCTGATCGACGCCGATGAGCTGCGGCGTATCGAACCGACGGCCCGCGGAGTAGCCGCGTTGCACTCGCCGCGGACGGCGATCACCGATTTTCCGGCGATTGCCCGAAGTTTTGCCGACGACATCCGGGCCGCCGGCGGCCGGATAATGACGGCTTTTCCCGTGCAGCACATCGAGCAGCGCCAGGACACCGTGGTTCTCACCGGGAGAAACGGGGATCGCGTTGTTGCGGGTCGAGTGCTGATTTGCGCCGGCTTGTATGGCGACCGGCTCGCCGTCATGGCCGGAGATGCACCGGAGCCACGGATTGTTCCGTTCCGAGGCGACTATTACCGATTGACGCCTGAGTGGCGCACTCGCGTGCGCGGGTTGATTTACCCGGTGCCGGATCCGGGTCTGCCTTTTCTCGGCGTGCACATTACGCCGACGGTCGGTGGAGAGCTGCTGGTCGGGCCGAACGCCGTCCTTGCCATGGCACGTGAGGGATACCGCGCCCGGACCGTGCGGCCGGACGAGGTGCTCGATGCGATCGGTTGGCCGGGATTCCTCCGGTTTGCCCGCAGGTATTGGCGGGTTGGTTGCGCGGAAATGTGGCGGGCCGTCAGCCGACGCCGTTTTGCTGCCGACGTCGCCGCGTATCTGCCCGGTATTACGGCCCGGGATCTGATCCGGGCACGGGCCGGAGTGCGTGCGCAAGCGATGGACGCCGCCGGTCGTCTGGTCGATGATTTCATCGTGCGTCGCGTCGGCAAGGTGGTCGCGGTGCGCAATGCGCCGTCTCCTGCCGCGACGTCCAGCATCCCGATCGGCGAAGAGCTGGCCCGGCTGCTTCTTTCGACGGACGACGTACCAGCCGTGGAGTCACAATGA
- a CDS encoding glycosyltransferase — protein MAEPAATIVMAAHNEAAVIERTLRAFLPQSAPGEFQVLVVCNGCSDGTAEAARSTGEQTGRPVEVREIPVASKIAALRKAEDEPLVERADVRIYLDADVLVDVTTLRNVRDAVAGDMPRLGVVCGEVDAAGSSRLVRAYYAVWSARQHAAPDGSGAGIFAVNRAGAARISQWPDVLSDDGFVARQFAASERVVAAGRSVIRAPRTVSALVRRRARIVNGNRELDIRWPRTAAEPPAVRRLVLARRVSLVQAGVFVTLTIAARALAAWRRWRGRAAMWSADDTSRRAY, from the coding sequence ATGGCGGAGCCCGCAGCAACCATTGTCATGGCGGCGCACAACGAAGCGGCGGTCATCGAGCGGACCTTGCGTGCTTTCCTGCCGCAGAGTGCGCCGGGCGAATTCCAGGTTCTCGTGGTGTGCAATGGTTGCTCGGACGGCACCGCCGAGGCGGCGCGCTCAACCGGAGAGCAGACCGGCAGGCCGGTCGAGGTTCGGGAAATTCCGGTGGCGTCCAAGATAGCCGCCCTGCGGAAAGCGGAGGACGAGCCGCTGGTTGAGCGTGCGGATGTGCGCATTTATCTGGACGCCGATGTGCTCGTCGACGTGACAACGCTCCGGAACGTGCGGGATGCTGTGGCGGGTGACATGCCGCGGCTCGGCGTCGTGTGCGGCGAGGTCGATGCAGCCGGCTCGTCCCGGCTGGTGCGCGCGTATTACGCCGTCTGGTCGGCACGGCAGCATGCCGCCCCTGATGGGTCGGGTGCGGGAATTTTCGCGGTGAACCGCGCGGGAGCGGCGCGGATCTCGCAGTGGCCGGATGTTCTCAGCGATGACGGTTTTGTTGCGCGCCAATTTGCAGCGTCGGAACGCGTCGTCGCGGCGGGCCGCTCGGTCATCCGGGCGCCTCGGACGGTGTCCGCTCTGGTACGCCGGCGTGCGCGGATTGTGAACGGGAATCGCGAACTCGACATCCGCTGGCCGCGTACGGCCGCCGAACCGCCCGCCGTCCGCCGGCTCGTGCTGGCTCGCCGTGTCTCGCTCGTCCAAGCCGGTGTCTTCGTCACGCTGACGATTGCGGCACGCGCGTTGGCCGCCTGGCGTCGATGGCGCGGCCGAGCTGCTATGTGGTCAGCGGACGACACGTCGCGGCGGGCATACTGA
- a CDS encoding 4'-phosphopantetheinyl transferase family protein, translating to MNRETVMSRARDDPEPILLTIFSALGREAEIPRLLTMFSESERARFSQHHGRENAVVTRATLRQVLSSLLRTEPGGIVIENDAHGRPRAVARRRVEFSVTHTAHVGAIIATTGRLALGIDLEWRGRVKPWTDDAVARMARRCLTTDERTEFDTLRDDEKRNAFLRAWTRKEAFLKALGTGLTTPMRHVHLGLGDIPDLRQLPAPAQGWAWRLLDLDVRHTPAACEPAGDTAVPRDFLGAIAVGLPRGRTGGLAEPEADITVRLTIDAPGFEVSVTDSGSR from the coding sequence ATGAATCGCGAAACTGTCATGAGCCGGGCCCGGGACGATCCGGAGCCTATTCTTCTCACGATCTTCTCGGCCCTTGGCCGCGAGGCAGAAATTCCACGCCTCCTCACCATGTTCTCCGAATCCGAACGAGCGCGGTTCTCGCAGCATCACGGCCGCGAGAATGCCGTCGTCACCCGCGCGACACTCCGACAGGTTCTCAGCAGCCTCCTCCGTACGGAACCTGGGGGCATCGTGATAGAAAACGACGCGCATGGCAGGCCGCGCGCCGTCGCCAGACGCCGTGTCGAGTTCAGCGTGACACACACCGCGCACGTCGGCGCAATTATCGCAACGACAGGCAGGCTCGCCCTCGGGATCGACCTGGAATGGCGCGGCCGAGTAAAACCGTGGACAGACGATGCCGTGGCGCGCATGGCCCGCCGCTGTCTTACCACCGATGAACGGACGGAATTCGACACATTACGGGACGACGAGAAGCGCAACGCTTTTCTCCGTGCCTGGACGAGAAAGGAGGCGTTCCTCAAAGCCCTCGGCACCGGCCTGACGACGCCGATGCGCCACGTGCATCTCGGTCTTGGCGATATCCCGGACCTTCGGCAATTACCAGCGCCGGCACAGGGCTGGGCCTGGCGTTTGCTCGACCTCGACGTCCGGCACACCCCGGCGGCCTGCGAGCCGGCCGGTGACACCGCCGTTCCCCGCGATTTCCTCGGCGCCATCGCTGTCGGCCTGCCACGCGGACGCACCGGCGGTCTAGCGGAGCCGGAGGCCGATATCACCGTCCGGTTGACCATCGACGCGCCGGGGTTCGAGGTCTCCGTCACCGATTCGGGTTCCCGCTGA
- the pth gene encoding aminoacyl-tRNA hydrolase, which yields MPDEPWLVVGLGNPGPAYAKNRHNVGFMVVDLLAERAGMRFTVHRTRTQLANGRLAGQPAMLAKPLSYMNQSGGPVAGLLHYFRIPRERLIVVHDELDLPFGVLRVKRGGGDAGHNGLRSITAALRGADYLRVRFGIGRPPPHLDPAEYVLRDFSAAERAELGVHLEEAADVVESLLSVGLAATQNAVHGRGRQRP from the coding sequence ATGCCGGACGAGCCGTGGCTCGTTGTCGGGTTGGGCAACCCGGGACCGGCCTACGCCAAGAATCGGCACAATGTCGGATTCATGGTCGTCGACCTGCTCGCCGAGCGGGCCGGAATGCGGTTCACGGTGCATCGCACCCGCACCCAGCTGGCCAATGGCCGACTGGCCGGTCAGCCGGCGATGCTCGCCAAGCCGCTTTCGTACATGAACCAATCCGGCGGCCCGGTCGCCGGCCTGCTGCACTACTTCCGCATTCCACGGGAGCGGCTGATCGTCGTCCACGATGAGCTCGACCTGCCCTTCGGCGTGTTGCGGGTCAAACGCGGCGGAGGGGACGCCGGTCACAACGGTCTCCGGTCGATCACCGCTGCGCTGCGCGGCGCCGATTACCTGCGCGTCCGGTTCGGGATCGGCCGCCCACCGCCGCACCTGGATCCCGCGGAGTACGTTCTGCGGGATTTCTCCGCGGCGGAACGCGCCGAGCTCGGCGTACATCTCGAAGAGGCGGCAGACGTCGTCGAAAGCCTGCTCAGCGTCGGATTAGCGGCGACGCAGAACGCCGTGCACGGGCGGGGTCGTCAGCGGCCGTAA
- a CDS encoding 50S ribosomal protein L25/general stress protein Ctc has translation MSEVRIKAEPRTEFGKGAARRVRRAGKVPAVLYGHGTPPRHISLPGHELMLALKTPNVLLRLEGLEGPDDGELALPKAVQRNVVTGFLEHVDLLLVRRGEQVEVDVPLRFVGTHAPGGVLEEHLVALPVRADATRIPEEIEVSLDGLEIGGSIYVRDVRLPDGVTAAAEPDEVVVHLLPALTASELAEAVEGATETGAGAAAG, from the coding sequence GTGTCCGAGGTACGCATCAAGGCCGAGCCGCGGACCGAGTTCGGCAAGGGTGCCGCGCGTCGGGTGCGCCGTGCCGGCAAAGTTCCCGCCGTGCTGTACGGTCACGGCACCCCGCCCCGGCACATCAGCCTCCCCGGGCATGAGTTGATGCTTGCGCTGAAGACGCCCAACGTTCTGCTCCGGCTCGAGGGGCTGGAGGGTCCGGACGACGGTGAGCTCGCGCTGCCCAAGGCCGTGCAGCGCAACGTCGTGACCGGATTTCTCGAGCACGTCGATTTGCTGCTGGTACGCCGCGGGGAGCAGGTCGAGGTCGATGTGCCGCTGCGATTCGTGGGGACGCATGCTCCCGGCGGGGTTCTCGAGGAGCATCTGGTGGCTCTCCCGGTGCGCGCCGACGCCACCCGCATCCCGGAGGAAATCGAAGTTTCCCTTGACGGGCTGGAGATCGGCGGTTCGATCTACGTGCGTGACGTGCGTCTGCCGGACGGGGTGACCGCCGCGGCGGAGCCGGATGAGGTCGTCGTCCACCTGTTGCCGGCGCTGACGGCGTCCGAACTGGCCGAGGCGGTTGAGGGCGCGACCGAAACCGGTGCCGGCGCGGCCGCCGGCTGA
- a CDS encoding ribose-phosphate diphosphokinase — MTGIRRQGQKTLMLFSGRAHPELAAEVAACLGIEPTPTSAYEFANGEIFVRFDESVRGSDAFVIQSHCAPINKWIMEQLIMVDALKRASAKRITVVVPFYGYARQDKKHRGREPISARLMADLFKAAGADRLMAVDLHTAQIQGFFDGPVDHLFALPILADYIESKLDTSRITVVAPDAGRVRVAERWTDRLNCPLAIIHKRRDPLVANEVKIHEVVGAVEGRICVIVDDMIDTAGTITKAADALMENGAADVVATATHAVLSGPAVDRLKNSPISEVVVTNTLPVPSERRIDKLTVLTIAPMLARAIQEVFEDGSVTSLFNGAS, encoded by the coding sequence GTGACCGGTATCAGGCGGCAGGGTCAGAAGACGCTCATGCTCTTCTCGGGGCGCGCCCACCCCGAGCTTGCTGCCGAAGTGGCCGCGTGCCTGGGCATCGAGCCGACGCCGACGTCCGCCTATGAATTCGCCAACGGCGAAATCTTCGTCCGCTTCGACGAGTCCGTGCGCGGCAGTGACGCGTTCGTGATCCAAAGCCACTGCGCCCCCATCAACAAGTGGATCATGGAGCAGCTGATTATGGTCGATGCGCTCAAACGCGCGTCGGCCAAGCGCATCACGGTCGTCGTCCCGTTCTACGGATACGCGCGTCAAGACAAGAAACACCGCGGTCGCGAGCCGATCTCAGCCCGGTTGATGGCGGATCTCTTCAAAGCCGCCGGAGCCGACCGGTTGATGGCCGTCGACCTCCACACCGCGCAGATCCAAGGCTTCTTTGACGGGCCTGTCGACCATCTCTTCGCACTGCCGATCCTCGCCGATTACATCGAGAGCAAGCTGGACACCTCGCGTATCACGGTGGTCGCACCGGACGCCGGGCGGGTGCGGGTCGCGGAACGGTGGACCGATCGGCTGAACTGTCCCCTCGCCATCATTCACAAGCGGCGCGATCCGCTGGTCGCCAACGAGGTGAAAATTCACGAGGTGGTCGGCGCGGTCGAGGGGCGCATCTGCGTCATCGTCGATGACATGATCGACACAGCCGGAACAATCACCAAAGCGGCTGACGCATTGATGGAGAACGGTGCCGCCGACGTGGTGGCAACCGCAACCCACGCAGTGCTCTCCGGTCCCGCCGTCGATCGGTTGAAGAATTCACCGATCAGCGAAGTGGTGGTGACCAATACGCTGCCGGTGCCCTCGGAGCGGCGCATCGACAAACTCACGGTGCTGACCATCGCGCCGATGCTGGCCCGAGCGATCCAGGAAGTCTTCGAGGACGGCTCGGTGACCAGCCTCTTCAATGGCGCAAGCTGA
- the glmU gene encoding bifunctional UDP-N-acetylglucosamine diphosphorylase/glucosamine-1-phosphate N-acetyltransferase GlmU, which yields MSETSRPAAAIVLAAGEGTRMRSTRPKALFPILGRSLLGHVLAAVRALDPEELVVVTGHRRAEVEAHLAEIDPAAKPVYQTEQRGTGHAVRAALEALDAERRAAGRPTLTGTVLVTAADTPLLTPRSLAAMVAHREQTGVAGVLLTATMPDPTGYGRVLRDDSGRVRGIVEERDADPAHREIREVNAGVYAFDAAKVRAALARLTTDNAQGEEYLTDVVRIFGTEGEPIAAAVLDDWREILGVNDRAQLAVAAALLRDRKNTALMRAGVTIMDPATTWIDVDVDVAPDAEIWPNTILAGTTRVAASARIGPNCHLIDTEVGERARVRDATCENAQIGPDAEVGPYTYLRPGTRLGRGAKAGGFVEMKNAVVGAESKVPHLSYVGDATIGERTNVGAATVFVNYDGVAKHHSVVGNDVRIGSDTMIVAPVTIGDGAYTAAGSVIVEDVPPGALAIARSRQQNIEGWVVRKRPGTRAAEAAKQASAAGGPPAAGGTSGRDAGDDASR from the coding sequence ATGAGCGAAACCTCCCGCCCGGCCGCGGCGATCGTGCTGGCCGCCGGTGAAGGCACCCGGATGCGCTCGACTCGGCCCAAGGCGCTCTTCCCGATCCTTGGCCGCAGCCTTCTCGGCCACGTGCTCGCCGCCGTCCGAGCCCTCGATCCGGAGGAACTCGTCGTCGTCACCGGTCACCGGCGCGCGGAGGTCGAAGCCCACCTCGCCGAGATCGACCCTGCCGCGAAGCCGGTCTACCAGACCGAGCAGCGCGGCACCGGTCACGCCGTCCGGGCGGCCCTTGAGGCGCTCGACGCTGAACGGCGCGCCGCCGGCCGTCCCACCCTCACCGGCACGGTCCTCGTCACCGCGGCCGACACCCCGCTGCTCACCCCCCGCTCCCTCGCCGCGATGGTTGCGCATCGGGAGCAGACCGGGGTCGCCGGCGTGCTCCTTACCGCGACAATGCCCGATCCCACCGGCTACGGCAGAGTCCTGCGCGACGACTCCGGCCGGGTCCGGGGCATCGTCGAAGAAAGGGACGCCGATCCGGCGCACCGGGAGATACGTGAAGTCAACGCTGGCGTCTACGCCTTTGACGCAGCAAAAGTACGGGCCGCGCTGGCCCGCCTCACCACCGACAACGCGCAAGGCGAGGAGTACCTCACGGACGTCGTTCGGATCTTTGGCACCGAGGGCGAGCCGATTGCCGCCGCCGTCCTCGATGACTGGCGCGAAATCCTCGGCGTCAACGATCGAGCACAACTTGCTGTCGCCGCCGCACTCCTTCGCGATCGGAAAAACACCGCGTTGATGCGTGCCGGGGTGACCATCATGGACCCGGCGACCACCTGGATCGACGTCGACGTCGATGTCGCGCCGGACGCCGAAATCTGGCCGAATACGATCCTGGCCGGGACGACGCGGGTTGCGGCGTCCGCTCGGATCGGCCCCAACTGCCATCTGATCGACACCGAGGTCGGGGAACGGGCCCGAGTTCGGGACGCCACCTGCGAAAACGCGCAGATCGGTCCGGACGCCGAGGTCGGGCCGTACACCTATTTGCGCCCAGGCACGCGACTGGGGCGCGGCGCGAAAGCCGGCGGATTCGTGGAGATGAAGAACGCTGTCGTCGGCGCGGAATCGAAGGTGCCGCATTTGTCGTACGTGGGCGACGCGACGATCGGTGAGCGGACCAACGTAGGCGCGGCGACGGTTTTTGTGAATTACGACGGGGTCGCCAAGCATCATTCCGTCGTCGGGAACGACGTCCGAATCGGCAGCGACACGATGATCGTCGCTCCGGTGACGATCGGCGACGGGGCGTACACCGCCGCGGGTTCCGTGATCGTCGAGGATGTGCCGCCGGGTGCGCTCGCGATCGCCCGCTCCCGGCAACAGAACATCGAAGGATGGGTGGTCCGGAAGCGGCCGGGTACCCGCGCGGCGGAGGCAGCGAAGCAGGCTTCGGCAGCGGGCGGACCGCCGGCGGCGGGCGGTACGTCCGGCCGGGACGCAGGCGACGATGCATCGCGCTAG
- a CDS encoding pirin family protein, whose amino-acid sequence MPAVTVDNILALPRLRHVDPAVERDRPVVSITTAPSGLEGEGFPVRRAFAGVSLAALDPFVHMDQMGEVEYAPGEPKGTPWHPHRGFETVTYMIDGIFEHHDSNGGGGLITNGDTQWMTAGRGILHIERPPEYLVASGGLFHGFQLWVNLPRRLKFAPPRYQDIRASAVSLVASPDGGALLRIIAGEVDGFRGPGITHTPIALLHVTLAAGASVTIPWPRHFNALVYALGGFGAVGAGRHPLRYGQLAVFGAGDAITVSASKQQESRSPNFDVLVLGGEPIREPVAMYGPFVMNTKAEVLQAFEDYQKGILGTIPAEHAVVPHGSVRGQASADEMTAGGTDQPAAG is encoded by the coding sequence ATGCCCGCTGTCACCGTTGACAACATTCTTGCGCTGCCCCGGCTTCGCCACGTCGATCCGGCGGTCGAGCGCGACCGTCCGGTGGTTTCGATCACAACAGCGCCGTCCGGGCTTGAGGGCGAAGGCTTCCCGGTCCGTCGGGCGTTTGCGGGCGTGAGCCTCGCCGCGCTTGATCCCTTCGTCCACATGGACCAGATGGGCGAAGTCGAATACGCGCCGGGTGAACCGAAAGGTACGCCGTGGCACCCGCACCGCGGATTCGAGACCGTCACATACATGATTGACGGCATTTTTGAGCACCACGATTCCAACGGCGGCGGCGGACTTATCACGAACGGTGATACGCAATGGATGACAGCCGGTCGCGGGATCCTGCATATCGAACGGCCGCCGGAATACCTGGTCGCGAGCGGCGGCCTGTTCCACGGTTTTCAGCTCTGGGTCAATCTGCCGCGCCGGTTGAAATTCGCTCCACCGCGCTACCAAGACATCCGGGCCAGTGCGGTGTCGCTCGTCGCGTCGCCGGACGGCGGTGCGCTCCTTCGTATCATCGCGGGCGAGGTTGACGGATTTCGAGGCCCGGGAATCACCCACACACCGATCGCCTTGCTCCACGTGACGCTTGCCGCAGGCGCGTCGGTGACAATTCCGTGGCCGCGGCATTTCAACGCCCTCGTGTACGCCCTCGGCGGTTTCGGCGCCGTCGGCGCGGGCCGGCATCCGTTGCGCTACGGTCAATTGGCCGTCTTCGGCGCTGGGGACGCCATTACGGTATCGGCCAGCAAACAGCAAGAGAGCCGCAGTCCGAACTTTGACGTCCTTGTCCTCGGCGGCGAACCGATTCGCGAGCCGGTGGCAATGTACGGACCGTTCGTCATGAACACGAAAGCCGAAGTGCTGCAAGCATTCGAGGATTACCAGAAGGGGATCCTCGGCACGATTCCGGCTGAGCATGCCGTGGTTCCGCACGGATCGGTTCGCGGTCAAGCGAGCGCGGACGAAATGACCGCGGGCGGAACCGATCAGCCCGCCGCGGGGTGA
- the cas2 gene encoding CRISPR-associated endonuclease Cas2, whose protein sequence is MLKDEPVWAIAAFDLPTQTREQRRDANRYRHHLLELGFSRVQLSVYAKYMINGAGFRWVGSAAGAVVPPGGVLRVIPVSDHEWARALCYVGERLVPPEDPPQQLAIFP, encoded by the coding sequence ATGCTTAAGGACGAACCGGTGTGGGCCATCGCAGCTTTCGATCTACCTACCCAGACCAGGGAGCAGCGGCGGGACGCGAACCGCTACCGACATCATCTCCTGGAACTTGGCTTCAGCCGAGTTCAGCTCAGTGTCTACGCGAAGTACATGATCAATGGGGCAGGGTTCCGATGGGTGGGATCCGCAGCCGGAGCGGTCGTCCCGCCGGGGGGCGTCTTGCGGGTGATCCCCGTCTCAGATCACGAATGGGCCCGCGCACTCTGCTACGTTGGCGAAAGGCTCGTTCCGCCGGAAGATCCACCGCAGCAACTAGCGATTTTTCCATGA
- the cas1 gene encoding type II CRISPR-associated endonuclease Cas1, translating to MDLSELSGEVHAAQGALLVGDERVPLVDVAMMLTGPYVSLHGSVIDRAAAFGVGVVHCDWRGVPVAATLPWSTHNRVAARHRAQAELSLPRQKNAWMNIVKTKIRNQAAVLRALRRDGVAQLERLAAQVRSGDASNAEGAAARVYWARLFQDKHFRRVPRARDVVNGLLDYGYAILRGCCLRAVVGAGLAPSLGLWHRRHDNPFTLVDDLIEPFRPAVDKTVIEIVTAGASGLDRPTKRLLVAVLDHQFDASGATVGTAVERFAQQVGRYVEGEIRSLRPPAMELSHA from the coding sequence GTGGATCTGTCCGAACTGTCCGGTGAGGTGCATGCGGCTCAAGGGGCACTTCTTGTCGGTGACGAGCGGGTGCCGCTGGTTGACGTCGCGATGATGCTTACGGGGCCGTACGTCTCCCTGCACGGCAGCGTTATTGACCGCGCTGCGGCGTTCGGGGTAGGCGTGGTGCACTGCGACTGGCGGGGTGTTCCGGTAGCCGCTACATTGCCGTGGTCGACTCACAACCGGGTGGCGGCTCGTCATCGCGCGCAGGCGGAGCTTTCGTTGCCTAGGCAAAAGAACGCATGGATGAATATCGTGAAGACAAAGATCCGCAATCAGGCCGCTGTGCTACGGGCGCTTCGCCGAGACGGTGTGGCGCAACTGGAGCGACTCGCGGCGCAGGTTCGATCAGGTGATGCAAGCAATGCTGAAGGGGCTGCCGCGCGCGTGTATTGGGCTCGCTTGTTTCAGGACAAGCACTTTCGTCGCGTTCCGCGAGCACGTGACGTTGTCAACGGCCTCCTAGACTACGGCTATGCGATCTTACGTGGTTGTTGCCTTCGCGCGGTGGTCGGTGCGGGACTCGCGCCGTCCCTCGGCCTTTGGCACCGGCGCCACGATAATCCGTTTACGCTGGTTGACGATCTTATCGAACCATTCCGACCTGCGGTGGACAAGACGGTCATAGAGATCGTCACTGCGGGCGCATCGGGTCTTGACCGTCCCACTAAGCGCCTTCTTGTAGCGGTGCTTGATCACCAATTTGATGCGAGCGGAGCGACCGTGGGAACAGCCGTGGAGCGGTTTGCCCAGCAGGTCGGTCGGTACGTCGAGGGCGAGATACGAAGTCTGAGACCACCCGCCATGGAGCTGTCGCATGCTTAA